In Acidobacteriota bacterium, the following proteins share a genomic window:
- a CDS encoding amidotransferase 1, exosortase A system-associated: MCGITGIYNYATEQPVNEPVLRRMTDVIAHRGPDDDGFYVTGKVGLGHRRLSIIDVAGGHQPIFNEDGTVAIVFNGEIYNYKELAKIVEARGHTLRTHSDTETIVHLYEEFGEECVAMLRGMFAFAIWDARNHTLLVARDRVGKKPLYYADVKGVCAFGSELKCLLQHPLVPQVLNEQAVSDYFTYQYVPAPKTIFKDIRKLRAGHYLVVTPRGLRAQQYWDIDFSQPEMRSEEEWCGALLDTLREAVDVRLMSEVPLGAFLSGGVDSSAVVKLMSELTGRPVVTASIGFSEEKYSEAAAARAFAESLQCDHHERIVNPRAVEVIEKLAWHYDEPFADASAVPTFYVAQAAREFVTVALSGDGGDESFAGYRRYAFDAAENRVRAFAPAGLRRPLFGALAAVYPKADWLPQPLRAKATLKNLSLDPAAGYFTSVYGAMANERAALLGGELRRELNGYNPFDVFLEHYQRANTDDPLSRAQYVDIKTYLTDDILVKVDRASMAVSLEVRCPLLDHRVLELAARMPSSLKLKNGAGKYIFKRAVSRILPQEILTRRKQGFVLPVAEWLRGDLRPLAESLLFDASRQDSLLEPAHVRRLWQQHQAKQRDFARPLWTILMFRLWQKTIVDCGLRIAD, from the coding sequence ATGTGCGGCATCACTGGCATCTACAACTACGCCACCGAACAACCCGTCAATGAACCCGTGCTGCGCCGCATGACCGATGTGATCGCGCATCGCGGGCCGGATGACGATGGCTTTTATGTCACGGGCAAAGTCGGCCTCGGCCATCGGCGTCTTTCGATCATTGACGTCGCGGGCGGCCATCAGCCGATCTTTAACGAAGACGGCACGGTGGCGATTGTCTTTAACGGCGAAATCTACAACTACAAAGAACTGGCGAAGATTGTCGAAGCGCGCGGCCACACGTTGCGCACGCATTCGGACACCGAGACCATCGTGCATCTGTACGAAGAGTTCGGCGAAGAGTGCGTGGCGATGCTGCGTGGGATGTTCGCCTTTGCCATTTGGGATGCGCGCAACCACACGCTGCTCGTGGCGCGCGACCGCGTCGGCAAGAAGCCGCTCTATTACGCCGATGTCAAAGGCGTCTGCGCGTTCGGTTCCGAATTGAAATGTCTGCTGCAACATCCGCTGGTGCCGCAGGTGCTGAACGAGCAGGCGGTGAGCGATTACTTCACTTATCAATACGTGCCCGCGCCGAAGACGATTTTCAAAGACATCCGCAAGCTGCGCGCCGGGCATTATCTGGTCGTGACGCCGCGCGGTTTGCGCGCGCAACAGTACTGGGACATTGATTTCAGCCAGCCCGAAATGCGCAGCGAAGAGGAATGGTGTGGCGCGCTGCTCGACACCTTGCGCGAAGCCGTGGACGTGCGCCTGATGAGCGAAGTGCCGTTGGGCGCCTTTCTGTCGGGCGGCGTGGATTCCTCCGCCGTCGTCAAGCTGATGAGCGAATTGACGGGGCGGCCTGTGGTGACGGCTTCGATTGGTTTCAGCGAAGAGAAATACAGCGAGGCCGCCGCGGCGCGCGCCTTTGCCGAGAGCTTGCAGTGCGATCATCACGAACGCATCGTCAATCCGCGCGCGGTCGAAGTGATCGAAAAACTGGCCTGGCATTACGACGAACCCTTTGCCGACGCTTCGGCGGTGCCGACGTTTTATGTGGCGCAGGCGGCACGCGAATTCGTGACCGTGGCGTTGTCGGGCGATGGCGGCGACGAGAGCTTCGCCGGGTATCGGCGCTATGCGTTTGACGCGGCTGAAAATCGCGTGCGGGCCTTTGCGCCCGCCGGCTTGCGCCGTCCGTTGTTCGGCGCGCTGGCGGCGGTTTATCCCAAAGCCGACTGGTTGCCGCAGCCGTTGCGGGCGAAAGCGACGCTGAAAAATCTGTCGCTCGATCCGGCGGCGGGCTATTTCACGTCGGTCTATGGCGCGATGGCGAATGAGCGCGCGGCATTGCTGGGCGGCGAGCTGCGGCGTGAGTTGAATGGCTACAATCCCTTCGATGTGTTCCTCGAACATTACCAGCGCGCGAACACGGACGACCCGCTATCGCGCGCGCAGTACGTGGACATCAAGACCTATCTGACCGACGACATCCTGGTCAAAGTGGATCGCGCGAGCATGGCGGTCTCGCTGGAAGTGCGCTGCCCGCTGCTCGATCATCGCGTGCTGGAACTGGCGGCGCGCATGCCGTCGAGCCTGAAGCTGAAAAACGGCGCGGGCAAATACATCTTCAAACGCGCGGTCAGCCGGATTTTGCCGCAGGAGATTTTGACGCGGCGCAAGCAAGGTTTTGTGCTGCCCGTGGCCGAATGGCTGCGTGGCGATTTGCGCCCGTTGGCCGAAAGCTTGTTGTTCGACGCTTCGCGGCAAGACAGTTTGCTCGAACCGGCACACGTCAGACGCCTCTGGCAACAGCATCAGGCGAAGCAACGCGATTTTGCGCGCCCGCTTTGGACGATCCTGATGTTCCGGCTATGGCAGAAAACGATTGTGGATTGTGGATTGCGGATTGCGGATTGA
- the asnB gene encoding asparagine synthase (glutamine-hydrolyzing): protein MCGIAGYLNLEPLGEPDEALLTRMSAQLTPRGPDSHGWWADAETGIGFSHRRLAIVDLSSEGHQPMHSASGRFVITFNGEIYNFKTLRRELEAAGHGFRGHSDTEVMLAAFEQWGVVAAVRRMAGMFAFGLWDRRERVLYFGRDRMGEKPLYYGWLGQSFLFGSTLRALRAHPHWQGEIDRAALTLFLRHDYIPAPHSIYRGVHKLPPGTLLKLSYADAERRALPEPQAYWSVREAAERGVAKPLSCSADEAVEQLDQLLRATIADQMIADVPLGAFLSGGVDSSTIVALMQAQSTQPVKTFTIGFDEPGYNEAGFAKAVAKHLGTEHTELYLKPEAALELIPQLPEMYDEPFADSSQVPTYLVAKLARQHVTVSLSGDAGDELFCGYRRYQSAQRVWERVARVPTALKKTAASGLAVMGNLAGNAPGKLAKLKFQVGNWEQQFAAASPELLYRHLESRWDVPESVVLGGREPQTALNDARQWARGLSFTEQMMYLDAVTYLPDDILAKVDRATMAVSLESRVPLLDHRVVEFAWRVPLSFKVRDGRTKWLLRQVLHRYVPPSLIERPKRGFAIPVAAWLRGELRGWAEDLLDERRLRQDGFLNAAVVRAKWQEVLSGANIGWRDAAEQIWTVLMFQAWLMHTSRSHLQR, encoded by the coding sequence CTATTTGAACTTGGAACCGCTGGGTGAGCCGGACGAAGCCTTGCTCACGCGGATGAGCGCACAACTGACGCCGCGCGGCCCGGACAGTCACGGCTGGTGGGCCGATGCGGAAACTGGAATCGGATTCAGTCATCGGCGGCTTGCCATCGTTGATCTTTCCAGCGAAGGGCATCAGCCGATGCATTCGGCCAGTGGGCGTTTTGTCATCACGTTTAACGGCGAAATCTACAACTTCAAAACATTGCGGCGGGAACTCGAAGCGGCGGGCCACGGCTTTCGCGGTCATTCAGACACCGAAGTCATGCTGGCGGCGTTTGAGCAATGGGGCGTCGTGGCGGCGGTCAGACGGATGGCGGGGATGTTCGCTTTTGGCTTGTGGGATCGGCGTGAACGCGTGTTGTATTTTGGCCGCGACCGCATGGGTGAGAAGCCGTTGTATTACGGCTGGCTGGGCCAATCGTTTTTGTTTGGTTCGACGCTGCGCGCCTTGCGCGCGCATCCGCATTGGCAGGGCGAGATTGATCGCGCTGCGCTGACCTTGTTCTTGCGCCACGATTACATTCCCGCGCCGCACTCGATCTATCGCGGCGTGCACAAACTGCCGCCGGGCACGTTGTTGAAATTGAGCTATGCCGACGCCGAGCGGCGCGCGTTGCCCGAACCGCAAGCGTATTGGTCGGTGCGGGAAGCTGCAGAGCGCGGTGTGGCGAAGCCGCTGTCGTGCAGCGCAGATGAAGCGGTCGAGCAGTTGGATCAATTGCTGCGCGCGACGATTGCCGATCAGATGATTGCCGATGTGCCGTTGGGCGCGTTTTTGTCAGGTGGCGTAGACTCTTCGACCATCGTGGCGTTGATGCAGGCGCAGAGCACACAACCGGTCAAGACCTTCACCATCGGCTTTGATGAGCCCGGCTACAACGAAGCCGGATTTGCCAAGGCCGTCGCGAAACACCTGGGCACGGAACACACCGAGTTGTATCTGAAGCCGGAAGCGGCGCTCGAACTCATCCCGCAATTGCCGGAAATGTACGACGAACCTTTCGCCGACTCTTCGCAAGTGCCGACCTATCTGGTGGCGAAGCTGGCGCGCCAGCACGTGACGGTCAGCCTGTCGGGCGATGCGGGCGATGAATTGTTTTGCGGGTATCGCCGCTATCAGAGCGCGCAACGGGTCTGGGAACGCGTCGCGCGCGTGCCGACGGCGTTGAAAAAGACGGCGGCCAGCGGCTTGGCGGTGATGGGCAATCTGGCCGGGAATGCGCCGGGCAAGCTGGCGAAGTTGAAATTTCAAGTGGGCAATTGGGAACAGCAATTCGCCGCCGCTTCGCCCGAATTGCTCTATCGCCATCTCGAATCGCGCTGGGATGTGCCCGAATCCGTCGTGTTGGGCGGGCGCGAACCGCAGACGGCGTTGAATGACGCGCGGCAATGGGCGCGAGGCTTAAGCTTCACCGAACAGATGATGTATCTGGACGCGGTGACCTATTTGCCAGACGACATTCTGGCCAAAGTGGATCGTGCGACGATGGCCGTGAGTTTGGAATCGCGCGTGCCGCTGCTGGATCACCGCGTCGTCGAATTCGCCTGGCGCGTGCCGTTGTCATTCAAAGTGCGAGACGGACGGACGAAATGGCTGTTGCGGCAGGTGCTCCATCGCTACGTGCCGCCGTCGTTGATCGAACGGCCCAAGCGCGGCTTTGCGATTCCGGTGGCGGCATGGTTGCGCGGTGAATTACGCGGATGGGCAGAAGATTTGCTGGACGAGCGGCGCTTGCGGCAGGACGGGTTTTTGAACGCGGCGGTCGTGCGCGCCAAGTGGCAGGAAGTGCTGTCCGGCGCAAACATCGGCTGGCGCGATGCAGCGGAGCAGATTTGGACGGTGTTGATGTTTCAGGCGTGGCTGATGCATACAAGTCGTAGCCACTTGCAAAGGTGA
- a CDS encoding DUF4926 domain-containing protein has product MKEYDCVRIVRLLSPERAYDGTDSVSRPPQIGDTGAIVHVYQTSDKAEGYIVESVDSEGRTIWLADFLPDELVLAQ; this is encoded by the coding sequence TTGAAAGAATACGATTGTGTGCGAATTGTGCGGTTGCTGTCCCCAGAGCGCGCTTATGACGGGACGGATTCGGTTTCACGGCCACCGCAGATTGGGGACACGGGCGCGATTGTCCACGTGTATCAAACAAGCGACAAAGCCGAAGGCTACATTGTGGAGAGCGTTGATTCAGAAGGTAGAACTATTTGGCTTGCGGATTTCTTGCCAGATGAACTTGTTCTGGCTCAATGA